From the candidate division WOR-3 bacterium genome, one window contains:
- a CDS encoding glycine--tRNA ligase subunit alpha — MDFQTVYLKLQDFWAKKGCTIGLPYTSEVGAGTFNPLTFFGALGKNPLKVAYIETSRRPKDGRYAENPNRLQQFQQYQVILKPSPTNVQDLYLESLKYLSLNINEHDVRFVEDDWESPTLGAWGLGWEVWLDGQEITQFTYFQQVGGVDLDPISAELTYGLERIAIILSGATSVFDLPWSKDKTWTDLNKDQEYQFCVYNFDEAEVNFLFDYFEECKKEAKRLINKNLLYPGYDFVVKASHTFNLLDARGALSVEQRNNYILEIRKLANMAARKWIEMYS, encoded by the coding sequence ATGGATTTTCAAACTGTATATTTAAAATTGCAAGATTTTTGGGCTAAAAAAGGATGCACGATAGGGCTTCCCTATACATCTGAGGTAGGAGCTGGGACCTTTAATCCATTAACTTTTTTTGGGGCTCTTGGTAAGAATCCATTAAAAGTTGCTTATATTGAGACTTCAAGAAGACCAAAAGATGGGCGGTATGCCGAGAATCCCAATAGGCTTCAGCAATTTCAACAATATCAGGTGATTCTGAAACCTTCTCCAACCAATGTTCAAGATTTGTACCTTGAGAGTCTTAAGTATCTTTCACTAAATATAAATGAGCATGATGTCCGGTTTGTTGAGGATGATTGGGAGTCACCCACTCTTGGGGCTTGGGGTTTGGGTTGGGAGGTGTGGTTGGATGGGCAAGAAATTACCCAATTTACTTATTTTCAGCAAGTTGGAGGGGTAGATCTTGATCCTATTTCTGCTGAGCTAACCTATGGTCTTGAGAGAATAGCAATCATTCTTTCTGGAGCTACTTCTGTCTTTGATCTTCCATGGTCAAAAGATAAGACTTGGACAGATTTAAATAAAGATCAAGAATATCAGTTTTGTGTTTATAATTTTGATGAAGCGGAAGTAAACTTTCTTTTTGATTATTTTGAAGAATGTAAAAAGGAAGCCAAAAGATTAATTAATAAAAATCTTCTTTACCCTGGTTATGATTTTGTTGTTAAGGCTTCCCATACATTTAATCTTCTTGATGCGCGAGGCGCTCTTTCGGTAGAACAGAGGAATAATTATATTCTTGAAATAAGAAAATTAGCAAATATGGCGGCTCGGAAATGGATAGAGATGTACTCATAG